The following proteins are encoded in a genomic region of Acidobacteriota bacterium:
- a CDS encoding addiction module protein, producing MTREDLLAAALKLPLDERAALVERLLRSLDELPVPERKKLWLEVADRRLQEMREGKVREIPADEVFARGRAVTSR from the coding sequence GTGACGCGTGAAGACCTTCTCGCCGCTGCCTTGAAGCTGCCTCTGGACGAGCGAGCCGCACTTGTGGAGCGCCTCCTGAGGAGCCTCGACGAGCTGCCAGTGCCCGAGCGGAAGAAGCTCTGGCTCGAGGTCGCGGACCGGCGCCTTCAGGAAATGCGAGAAGGAAAAGTACGCGAGATACCGGCAGACGAGGTATTCGCCCGTGGCCGGGCCGTCACGTCCCGCTAA